GCGCAGCGTGCGTCGAACGTTCGCACCACGACCGGCACGCCTGCATCCTTGCTCGGGGGCGGTTGCGCTTCGCTTGCTCTCGTTTTCTTGTGGCATTGGGCTCTTGGGCTGTGCGGGAGGCCTTCAGCTCGGCATGGTACAGGCGGCGTACCAGCGTCCCAGCAACGTGGCGGTGTTCTTCACCGTCGAGACTCGTGAGGCCGTCCCCGTGGCAGACCTGCTCGCCACCGACTTCAACATCTACGAAGACGGGCAACTCGTTTCGCTAAACGAGAGCCGCCAGACGATCGTGAATCCGGAGATCGCCGCCGAGCACTACACGATTCTGCTGGTCGACATCAGCGCGAGCGTCACCGAGAGCGGGCAGGCGCAGCTGGTCTACGCGGCGGCATCGGAGTTCCTCTCGACTCTGCAAGCCTACCAGCGCGTCGCCGTGTACGCCTTTGACGGGGCCGCCAAGCTCTACGTGGTGACTCCCTTCACGCGTTCGGGGCGCAGGACGTCCCGAGGTCTGGTGCGGCTCGACCGCTTGCGGGGCAGAGATCCCTCCACCAACCTGCACGGCGCCGTGGTGGAAGCGCTGGGCGAGC
The sequence above is a segment of the Pseudomonadota bacterium genome. Coding sequences within it:
- a CDS encoding VWA domain-containing protein translates to MRRTFAPRPARLHPCSGAVALRLLSFSCGIGLLGCAGGLQLGMVQAAYQRPSNVAVFFTVETREAVPVADLLATDFNIYEDGQLVSLNESRQTIVNPEIAAEHYTILLVDISASVTESGQAQLVYAAASEFLSTLQAYQRVAVYAFDGAAKLYVVTPFTRSGRRTSRGLVRLDRLRGRDPSTNLHGAVVEALGELDRGIVRSRAPLRFGTLVVFTDGTDRAHRVSYGDMMNALDESAHSVYAIGVGGEIDDGTLGDIGRDGYLRVEDAGALAEGFRQIGKRIIQVMRSYYLLSYCSPARAGLHTVTVEAVSQMLGKGALSYDFDASGFRPGCDPNRPPPFDTSRLGAPRRPSRKRGPALNLEIRAQADVSVGS